A single window of Pseudoduganella plicata DNA harbors:
- a CDS encoding lytic transglycosylase domain-containing protein, translated as MKRAAGQAAIAMSLTLLSTPATACWEEAASYYGVSAHLLYAIAKTESGLNPRAINRSNKNGTYDIGLMQINSRWLPLLRKHGIEEQQLYDPCTSIQVAAWILADNMRRMGSTWEAVGAYNARDAALRVKYAWKVYRNLDAAALSEGGGS; from the coding sequence GTGAAACGAGCAGCAGGCCAGGCCGCCATCGCGATGTCCCTGACCCTGCTCTCCACCCCAGCCACCGCCTGCTGGGAAGAAGCCGCGTCCTACTACGGCGTCAGCGCGCACCTGCTGTACGCCATCGCGAAAACGGAGTCGGGACTGAACCCGCGCGCCATCAACCGGTCCAACAAGAACGGCACCTACGATATCGGGCTGATGCAGATTAACAGCCGCTGGCTGCCGCTGCTGCGCAAGCACGGTATCGAGGAGCAGCAGCTGTACGACCCGTGCACCAGCATCCAGGTGGCGGCGTGGATCCTGGCGGACAATATGCGCCGCATGGGTTCTACATGGGAGGCGGTAGGGGCGTACAACGCGCGCGATGCGGCGTTGCGCGTCAAGTATGCGTGGAAGGTGTATCGGAATCTGGACGCGGCGGCGCTGTCCGAGGGTGGCGGATCATGA
- the pilV gene encoding shufflon system plasmid conjugative transfer pilus tip adhesin PilV: protein MDNQRGMTLIEVLAALAIGAVLLVGLARLVEGSLDDMKGQQAAYYQAQVVDATRRYLDKNAADVATLTPAGTVLPVTLAQLKTGKFLPDNFAETNPYRQGTCVLVRRPDPVNYAGQFDALIVTTGGDRIGDKDLASVAMLAGSGGGYIATSAPGIARGASWRMPTDAFRGVACPGAANAALRGPDHDGGQLVSSLFYDGAAQQAADFLYRIQIDGKPELNTMGAPVRFGGVGVVTAGTSCLVGTDATAGLAIDVATRAVLTCGTDGRWSLPGPWKAPVPDHPALLALADPEIGDVHMVTSLGRAFTFSSAREWRPLAVDQDGNFVVPKKLTTETLDALVDIKSNGTIHSDGHISTKQDLHVEHDAFLGRDVEIKGDVTVKRAVKAQGVEAELWMSAPAIALSTEEVSLGGPCNYYEYSAYSHKLELTYPRGIIVPDANARLMICGPEDKFLYVQ from the coding sequence ATGGACAACCAGCGCGGCATGACGCTGATCGAGGTCCTGGCGGCACTGGCCATCGGCGCGGTGCTGCTGGTGGGCCTCGCCAGGCTGGTAGAAGGTTCGCTGGACGACATGAAAGGCCAGCAGGCGGCGTACTATCAGGCACAGGTCGTGGATGCGACGCGCCGCTACCTCGACAAGAACGCCGCCGACGTCGCCACGCTGACGCCGGCGGGAACGGTCTTGCCCGTCACGCTCGCGCAGCTCAAGACCGGGAAATTCCTGCCCGACAATTTCGCCGAAACCAATCCGTATCGCCAGGGCACGTGCGTGCTGGTGCGCCGACCCGACCCGGTCAATTACGCCGGCCAGTTCGACGCGCTGATCGTCACCACGGGCGGCGACAGGATCGGCGACAAGGACCTGGCATCGGTGGCGATGCTGGCTGGCAGCGGCGGCGGCTATATCGCGACTTCGGCGCCCGGCATTGCGCGCGGCGCTTCTTGGCGGATGCCGACCGATGCGTTTCGGGGTGTCGCGTGCCCGGGGGCTGCGAACGCCGCCTTGCGTGGCCCGGATCACGATGGCGGTCAGCTGGTGTCCAGCCTGTTTTACGATGGCGCGGCGCAGCAGGCGGCGGATTTCCTGTATCGGATCCAGATCGATGGTAAGCCGGAATTGAACACCATGGGAGCGCCGGTGCGTTTTGGTGGTGTGGGCGTTGTGACAGCTGGAACCTCCTGCCTGGTTGGCACCGATGCTACAGCGGGACTGGCGATCGACGTTGCTACCCGTGCGGTGTTGACGTGCGGGACGGATGGTAGATGGTCTCTGCCGGGGCCATGGAAGGCGCCGGTTCCCGATCATCCTGCACTGCTGGCCCTGGCGGATCCCGAAATCGGCGACGTACACATGGTGACTAGTCTGGGTCGCGCGTTTACGTTCAGCAGCGCACGTGAGTGGAGGCCGCTGGCGGTGGATCAGGATGGCAATTTCGTCGTGCCGAAAAAGCTCACCACGGAAACGCTGGATGCGCTGGTGGATATCAAGTCGAATGGAACGATCCACTCGGATGGCCACATCTCGACGAAACAGGACTTACACGTGGAGCACGATGCGTTCCTCGGACGCGATGTCGAGATCAAAGGCGACGTCACAGTTAAACGCGCTGTCAAGGCACAAGGCGTAGAGGCCGAACTGTGGATGTCGGCACCTGCCATCGCGCTGTCAACCGAGGAAGTATCACTGGGAGGCCCGTGCAACTATTACGAATATTCTGCGTACAGCCACAAACTGGAACTGACGTACCCGCGAGGCATCATTGTTCCAGACGCCAACGCACGACTCATGATCTGCGGTCCAGAAGACAAATTCCTTTATGTCCAATGA
- the pilM gene encoding type IV pilus biogenesis protein PilM, which produces MWSIALSTVVVSLIGAFAHFTQPVALAEQRGSEAAMAESMAVYRAAVVRYFSAHAGQVDTSVDLATLRNEGALRDWSTLPADRWNNYRAADGTIYIYGTPSADVATALARQAQNSLLAGTYHRATATLYSPAHGDTDIPLAPLLAHRKLADGAPVWLAGVQ; this is translated from the coding sequence ATGTGGAGTATCGCGTTATCGACGGTGGTCGTCTCGCTGATCGGCGCCTTTGCCCATTTCACGCAGCCGGTCGCGCTGGCGGAACAGCGTGGCAGCGAGGCGGCGATGGCCGAGAGCATGGCGGTCTACCGCGCCGCCGTCGTGCGCTACTTCAGCGCGCATGCGGGGCAGGTCGACACGAGCGTCGATCTTGCTACCTTGCGCAACGAAGGCGCGCTGCGCGACTGGTCCACATTGCCGGCGGATCGCTGGAACAATTACCGCGCCGCCGACGGCACGATCTACATCTACGGAACGCCGTCGGCGGACGTGGCGACCGCGCTGGCCCGGCAGGCGCAAAACTCGCTGCTCGCCGGCACGTATCACCGGGCGACCGCCACTCTTTATTCGCCGGCACATGGCGACACGGACATTCCGCTGGCCCCATTGCTGGCGCATCGCAAGCTGGCCGATGGCGCGCCGGTCTGGCTGGCGGGGGTCCAATGA
- a CDS encoding type 4 pilus major pilin, translating to MNSMHQQRKSAGAIDQVKRPVGAQRQRGASLLEAIAYLGIAAVVVLGAVSLLNGAFGSAKSNQLSEEVVALRTAVRKLYMGQSYPVASLIPSLILANAVPATLARGTAAGTLSNSWGGAVTVAGTATGFTITYNAIPQDVCINLISGASGWTAIVQGQNSLTTFPATVANATTLCSVTTVAGNTVAFSAS from the coding sequence ATGAACAGCATGCACCAACAACGTAAATCCGCCGGCGCCATCGATCAGGTCAAGCGGCCAGTCGGCGCACAGCGGCAGCGCGGCGCTTCGCTGCTGGAGGCGATTGCTTATCTGGGCATTGCAGCCGTTGTCGTCCTGGGCGCCGTGTCGCTGCTCAATGGGGCGTTCGGCAGCGCCAAGTCTAACCAGCTAAGCGAAGAGGTGGTGGCACTGCGCACGGCGGTGCGCAAGCTGTATATGGGGCAGTCGTATCCGGTGGCTAGTTTGATTCCCAGCCTGATTCTGGCCAATGCCGTGCCGGCGACGCTCGCCCGCGGCACCGCTGCCGGCACGCTGAGCAACAGTTGGGGAGGCGCAGTCACTGTCGCGGGAACCGCGACTGGCTTCACGATCACCTATAACGCAATACCGCAGGATGTCTGCATCAACCTGATCAGCGGCGCGAGTGGTTGGACGGCGATCGTGCAGGGACAAAATTCGCTGACGACGTTTCCGGCAACGGTGGCAAATGCCACCACGCTGTGCAGCGTGACTACCGTTGCAGGCAACACCGTCGCGTTTTCCGCGTCCTGA
- a CDS encoding type II secretion system F family protein, with translation MRVDVNRWWARTQFSDTVRLRLYRKIAKMLASGLPLLKILEDLRKRASDNERKPNDPLALVLDDCRRMVQNGHLLSDGLAWWVPRTEQMIIMAGEQSGRLESTLLAVVDVVQAGRKIKGVIVGGVAYPLAVLALTAGYVWMFGTRVIPQFTQMMDPNLWHGTARSLYLMSLWVQNWMLPSVVLMLALLAGLFVSMPLWRGDARVFADRFAPYSIYRLVVGSGFLMAFSALQSAGVTVEKSLLRLSGMAQPWLRERLDGALLGVRSGLNCGEALRNAGYVFPSREVIDDLCVYAEYKGFSEALKLLAAEWMEEGVETITLRMKVLNGFAIVTLALVIAWLVTGFFGIQQEIAAMARAVR, from the coding sequence ATGCGCGTTGACGTCAACCGCTGGTGGGCCCGCACGCAGTTTTCCGACACGGTGCGCCTGCGCCTGTACCGCAAGATCGCCAAGATGCTGGCCAGCGGCCTGCCGCTGCTGAAGATCCTGGAAGACCTGCGCAAGCGCGCTTCGGATAACGAGCGCAAGCCGAACGATCCGCTGGCGCTGGTGCTGGACGACTGCCGCCGCATGGTGCAGAACGGCCACCTGCTGTCGGACGGCCTGGCGTGGTGGGTGCCGCGCACGGAACAGATGATCATCATGGCCGGCGAGCAGTCCGGCCGTCTCGAGTCGACCCTGCTGGCCGTCGTCGACGTGGTGCAGGCGGGGCGCAAGATCAAGGGCGTCATCGTCGGCGGCGTCGCGTATCCGCTGGCCGTGCTGGCGCTGACGGCAGGCTATGTCTGGATGTTCGGCACCCGCGTCATCCCGCAGTTCACGCAGATGATGGACCCCAACCTGTGGCATGGCACGGCGCGTTCGCTGTACCTGATGTCGCTGTGGGTGCAGAACTGGATGCTGCCCAGCGTTGTACTGATGCTGGCGCTGCTCGCCGGGCTGTTCGTGTCGATGCCGCTGTGGCGCGGCGACGCGCGCGTGTTTGCCGACCGCTTTGCGCCGTATTCGATCTACCGGCTGGTTGTCGGCAGCGGCTTCCTGATGGCGTTTTCCGCCCTGCAGTCTGCCGGCGTGACGGTGGAGAAGTCGCTGCTGCGGCTATCCGGCATGGCGCAGCCGTGGCTGCGCGAGCGGCTCGACGGCGCGCTGCTGGGCGTGCGCTCCGGCCTCAATTGCGGCGAGGCGCTGAGGAATGCCGGGTACGTGTTCCCGTCGCGCGAGGTGATCGACGACCTGTGCGTCTACGCCGAATACAAGGGCTTTTCCGAAGCGTTGAAGCTGCTGGCGGCCGAATGGATGGAGGAGGGCGTCGAGACGATCACCCTGCGCATGAAGGTGCTGAACGGCTTTGCCATCGTCACCCTGGCGCTGGTCATCGCGTGGCTCGTCACGGGCTTCTTCGGCATCCAGCAGGAAATCGCGGCCATGGCGCGCGCGGTGCGGTAA
- a CDS encoding GspE/PulE family protein → MTDFGHAQVRSHAGSFEASAEERKLLCLLEDGRLLVADGQHLNPHVLSYQARLQRMGCPFSVVYVRIETIRRLNHSTPGVQLDRHQEHSMMQVTAKDLLSRACQARASDIHIRVRKASTEIHFRVHNDLVPMGGQTREYGERLLATLYGAMTSVSDSSYKPSERQDASIADRDKLPPGLYGVRIATVPTSEGTLMVLRLLYNDAGDNVDLHPLGFSPAHVAVLQQLKEQPIGLNIISGPTGSGKSTTLQRVLSGELLEACGRLHVLTVEDPVEYPIDGAVQTSVTNAGSEEERARLFAAAISNAMRLDPDTIMIGEVRDRASAQNALRAAMTGHQVWTTVHANSAMGIVDRLLDLGLPTSLVADHTVITGLISQRLVKALCPECKVPLTAVPGALAPALLERVRQVIPDLRQVFLTGPGCPHCGGHGTIGRTVIAEMIVPDDQFFRYIRLGEKSAALAYWLQELQGRTIVDHAIDKVAAGLIDPRMAEKVIGHLTLSVGQPTRRLQVVGEVTGGRDAR, encoded by the coding sequence ATGACGGATTTCGGACACGCCCAGGTGCGCAGCCATGCCGGCTCTTTCGAAGCCAGTGCGGAGGAACGCAAGCTGCTTTGCCTGCTGGAGGACGGCCGCCTGCTGGTGGCCGACGGCCAGCACCTGAACCCGCACGTGCTGTCGTACCAGGCACGCTTGCAGCGGATGGGCTGCCCGTTCAGCGTGGTCTACGTGCGCATCGAAACGATCCGCCGGCTCAATCACAGCACGCCCGGCGTGCAGCTGGACCGGCACCAGGAACACTCGATGATGCAGGTGACGGCCAAGGACCTCCTGAGCCGCGCCTGCCAGGCGCGCGCGTCGGACATCCATATCCGCGTGCGCAAGGCCAGCACGGAGATCCACTTCCGCGTCCACAACGACCTGGTGCCGATGGGCGGCCAGACCCGCGAATACGGCGAGCGCCTGCTGGCGACGCTGTACGGCGCCATGACGTCCGTTTCCGACAGCTCGTATAAGCCGTCGGAGCGGCAGGATGCCAGCATCGCCGACAGGGACAAGCTGCCACCCGGCCTGTACGGCGTGCGCATCGCCACCGTGCCGACCAGCGAAGGCACGCTGATGGTGCTGCGCCTGCTGTACAACGATGCCGGCGACAACGTCGACCTGCATCCGCTCGGCTTCAGCCCCGCCCACGTGGCCGTGCTGCAGCAGCTCAAGGAACAGCCGATCGGCCTGAACATCATCAGCGGCCCGACGGGTTCGGGCAAGTCGACGACGTTGCAGCGCGTACTGTCCGGGGAGCTGCTGGAAGCCTGCGGCCGGCTGCACGTGCTGACGGTGGAAGACCCGGTGGAATATCCGATCGACGGCGCCGTGCAGACGTCCGTCACGAACGCCGGCTCGGAAGAGGAACGGGCGCGCCTGTTCGCGGCGGCCATCTCGAACGCCATGCGGCTGGATCCGGACACGATCATGATCGGCGAGGTGCGCGACCGCGCCTCGGCCCAGAACGCGCTACGCGCGGCGATGACGGGCCACCAGGTCTGGACGACGGTGCATGCGAACAGCGCGATGGGCATCGTCGACCGGCTGCTGGACCTGGGGCTGCCAACCAGCCTGGTGGCCGACCATACCGTCATCACGGGCCTGATCAGCCAGCGCCTCGTCAAGGCGCTGTGCCCCGAATGCAAGGTGCCTCTGACGGCCGTGCCGGGCGCGCTGGCGCCGGCGCTGCTGGAGCGGGTGCGCCAGGTGATACCGGACCTGCGCCAGGTGTTCCTGACGGGTCCCGGCTGCCCGCACTGCGGCGGCCACGGCACGATCGGCCGCACCGTCATCGCCGAGATGATCGTGCCGGACGACCAGTTCTTCCGCTATATCCGCCTGGGCGAGAAAAGCGCGGCGCTGGCGTACTGGCTGCAGGAACTGCAGGGCCGCACGATCGTCGATCACGCCATCGACAAAGTGGCGGCGGGGCTGATCGATCCGCGCATGGCGGAGAAGGTCATCGGCCACCTGACGCTCAGCGTTGGGCAGCCCACGCGGCGGCTGCAGGTGGTGGGCGAAGTGACGGGGGGGCGCGATGCGCGTTGA
- the pilP gene encoding type IV pilus biogenesis protein PilP, which translates to MRNDSPIKMALAGLLAVTAGAALAQTTAASLTRIEAETLLLKAREKQLEVQSSIIAKQNEIAAKQAMGVAISQPPVVGQPVVRAIEGLGKTLYATLEMSDGSQIDVQAGTVLPNGMRIVAVEPNAVLAQAPGKKRVRLAGFTQNSTEFNPNYPSPGLALPMPASRGVVR; encoded by the coding sequence ATGCGAAATGATAGCCCCATCAAGATGGCGCTGGCCGGCCTGCTAGCCGTGACTGCCGGTGCGGCACTGGCGCAGACGACGGCCGCCAGCCTGACCCGGATCGAGGCTGAAACGCTGCTGCTGAAGGCGCGCGAGAAGCAGCTGGAAGTGCAGTCTTCCATCATCGCGAAGCAGAACGAGATCGCGGCCAAGCAGGCGATGGGCGTGGCGATCAGCCAGCCGCCCGTCGTCGGCCAGCCGGTGGTGCGCGCCATCGAGGGCCTGGGCAAGACGCTGTACGCCACGCTGGAGATGTCCGATGGCAGCCAGATCGACGTGCAGGCCGGCACGGTGCTCCCGAACGGCATGCGCATCGTGGCCGTGGAGCCGAACGCCGTGCTGGCCCAGGCGCCCGGCAAGAAGCGCGTGCGCCTGGCTGGCTTCACGCAGAACAGCACGGAATTCAATCCGAACTATCCGAGCCCGGGCCTGGCGCTGCCGATGCCCGCCAGCCGCGGAGTAGTGCGATGA
- the pilO2 gene encoding type 4b pilus protein PilO2 gives MAIHITQIGKHRFVCGLFWQSLSRPRELQREAADLGKKIASDLVVVRRDQTTAQAGFAQSSDGASRALYSLAAAVSKTLALEGAWYDGLQQPVHNWLGALRLADGKWAYFAVRDANFLPNGDFVGSREEVLDRLHTDYALGGWNVVIGDAELENQGFHNFNARDLDSLLPRRKDGSVRLHSWWRLRQINARTAPWKLIAAGAAIAAVGGAGLYWQAWHARQEALRQEEMFAAQRRLIQQQAVQAKPWATLPAPAAALRACTDNLVELTPGGWLLDEYVCEREQLRYAWSRRASTIAMLRAMVPAAQVDAGGDRATLVTPRKPARPHEAEALLAEQDVVDAVMSRLQGVGIAFKVVRKKPPPPVPGQVAAAEPWQTFNFALDAGGIEPQQIGALLDQPGVRVEKATYKGMSWIIEGVIYAK, from the coding sequence ATGGCCATCCATATCACCCAGATCGGCAAGCATCGCTTCGTCTGCGGCCTGTTCTGGCAGTCGCTGTCGCGGCCGCGCGAACTGCAGCGCGAAGCGGCCGATCTGGGCAAGAAGATCGCGTCCGACCTCGTCGTCGTGCGGCGCGACCAGACCACGGCGCAGGCGGGCTTCGCGCAAAGCAGCGACGGCGCCAGCCGTGCGCTGTATTCGCTGGCTGCGGCCGTGTCGAAGACGCTGGCGCTGGAAGGCGCCTGGTACGACGGCCTGCAACAGCCCGTGCACAACTGGCTGGGCGCGCTGCGGCTGGCGGACGGCAAGTGGGCCTACTTCGCCGTGCGCGACGCGAACTTCCTGCCCAACGGCGACTTCGTCGGCAGCCGGGAAGAAGTGCTGGACCGCCTGCACACGGATTACGCGCTGGGCGGCTGGAACGTCGTGATCGGCGACGCCGAACTGGAGAACCAGGGCTTCCACAACTTCAACGCGCGCGATCTGGACAGCCTGCTGCCGCGTCGCAAGGATGGCAGCGTCAGGCTGCACTCGTGGTGGCGGCTGCGCCAGATCAACGCACGCACGGCGCCGTGGAAGCTGATCGCCGCCGGCGCGGCCATTGCCGCCGTGGGCGGCGCTGGCCTGTACTGGCAGGCGTGGCACGCGCGCCAGGAAGCGCTGCGCCAGGAAGAGATGTTCGCGGCGCAGCGCCGCCTGATCCAGCAGCAGGCCGTCCAGGCCAAGCCGTGGGCGACCCTGCCGGCACCGGCCGCCGCGTTGCGCGCCTGTACCGACAATCTGGTCGAACTGACGCCGGGCGGATGGCTGCTGGACGAATACGTGTGCGAGCGCGAGCAGCTGCGCTATGCCTGGTCGCGCCGCGCATCGACCATCGCCATGCTGCGCGCGATGGTACCGGCGGCCCAGGTGGACGCGGGGGGCGACCGCGCCACGCTAGTCACGCCGCGCAAGCCGGCAAGGCCGCACGAGGCGGAAGCGCTGCTGGCGGAACAGGATGTGGTGGATGCCGTGATGTCGCGCCTGCAGGGTGTTGGTATCGCGTTCAAGGTGGTGCGCAAGAAGCCGCCCCCACCGGTGCCCGGCCAGGTCGCCGCGGCCGAGCCCTGGCAAACATTCAATTTTGCGCTGGACGCGGGCGGTATCGAGCCGCAGCAGATCGGCGCGTTGCTGGACCAGCCCGGCGTGCGGGTCGAGAAGGCGACGTACAAGGGCATGAGCTGGATAATCGAAGGAGTGATTTATGCGAAATGA
- the pilN gene encoding PilN family type IVB pilus formation outer membrane protein, with translation MNRAVHPFAPRRGIAAAVAGILMLGGCSPLAERIDGNADEAETKTSGLMRDVGRAAPGAVVASSPLVSYDSGIWLGKNVIKLSEAPLPPIFYQPATFDRSIASLSELAERLTLRSGIPSRVNADAQAIAAEAFRRGGRSAPALKAPAGVPPLSLPPGAPGMPGDAAAGDNASRTGAATPKATFQVEPGGGGVRITYANGSFKGLLDTAAARFGVSWKYADGTIQFFHTQARTFQINAVPGDSTFTASVTSGAASTGGVSGGSGGGGGGGSGGSSAGSAVSASNSQNTGVASKLSVYTGIENAIKVMLSPHGKVLASPATGAITVVDTPDSLDRIASYIDNENKALSRQIVINVTVLSVSLNRGDEYGIDWNLVYKGLDRRFGIKNTFADSSTNAVGFSAAIMGNSKFSGSDVMVKALSDQGKVRRQTTASVVTLNNQPVPVQVARQTTYLQSSQTSIVAQVGTTSSLIPGVVTSGFNMSILPHVLTNGTVMLQFSIDISTLRGIRTIVSNGNRIESPELDTRNFLQRVSMKSSETLVISGFEQTDENVDNRGVGSPRNMLLGGGVKANSNKEVIVMLITPVAVSGA, from the coding sequence ATGAACCGCGCCGTCCATCCTTTCGCGCCACGGCGCGGCATCGCGGCCGCCGTTGCCGGTATCCTGATGCTGGGCGGCTGCTCGCCGCTGGCGGAGCGCATCGACGGCAATGCCGACGAAGCGGAGACCAAGACGTCGGGCCTGATGCGTGACGTGGGCCGCGCGGCGCCGGGCGCGGTCGTGGCCTCGTCGCCGCTGGTCTCGTACGACAGCGGCATCTGGCTGGGCAAGAACGTCATCAAGCTGAGCGAAGCGCCGCTGCCGCCGATCTTCTACCAGCCGGCCACGTTCGACCGCAGCATCGCATCGCTGTCGGAACTGGCCGAGCGCCTGACCTTGCGCTCGGGGATCCCGAGCCGGGTCAACGCCGATGCCCAGGCCATCGCGGCCGAAGCGTTCCGGCGCGGCGGACGCAGCGCGCCGGCGCTCAAGGCGCCAGCGGGCGTACCGCCACTGAGCCTGCCGCCCGGCGCTCCGGGAATGCCGGGCGACGCTGCGGCGGGCGATAACGCCTCCCGCACGGGCGCCGCCACACCCAAGGCCACGTTCCAGGTCGAGCCGGGCGGCGGCGGCGTGCGCATCACGTATGCCAACGGCTCGTTCAAGGGCCTGCTCGATACGGCGGCCGCGCGCTTCGGCGTGTCGTGGAAGTACGCGGACGGTACAATCCAGTTCTTCCACACGCAGGCCCGTACGTTCCAGATCAATGCCGTTCCGGGCGACTCCACGTTCACGGCCAGCGTGACGAGCGGCGCCGCGTCCACCGGCGGCGTTTCCGGGGGCAGCGGCGGGGGTGGCGGTGGCGGTTCCGGCGGCAGCAGTGCCGGCAGCGCCGTCTCGGCCAGCAACAGCCAGAACACGGGGGTGGCGTCGAAGCTGTCCGTCTACACGGGCATCGAAAACGCGATCAAGGTGATGCTGTCACCACACGGCAAGGTGCTGGCTTCGCCGGCGACCGGGGCGATCACGGTGGTGGACACGCCCGATTCGCTCGACCGCATCGCCAGCTATATCGACAACGAGAACAAGGCGCTGTCGCGCCAGATCGTCATCAACGTGACGGTGCTGTCCGTGAGCCTGAACCGCGGCGACGAATACGGCATCGACTGGAACCTCGTCTACAAGGGACTCGACCGCCGCTTCGGCATCAAGAACACGTTTGCCGACAGCAGCACCAATGCGGTCGGCTTCTCGGCGGCCATCATGGGCAATTCGAAGTTCTCCGGCAGCGACGTGATGGTCAAGGCGCTGTCCGACCAGGGCAAGGTGCGGCGCCAGACGACGGCCTCCGTCGTCACGCTGAACAACCAGCCGGTGCCCGTGCAGGTGGCGCGCCAGACGACGTACCTGCAAAGCTCGCAGACGTCCATCGTGGCGCAGGTGGGCACGACGTCGTCGCTGATTCCGGGAGTCGTCACGTCCGGCTTCAACATGAGCATCCTGCCGCACGTGCTGACCAACGGCACGGTGATGCTGCAGTTCTCGATCGACATCTCCACGTTGCGCGGCATCCGCACCATTGTCAGCAACGGCAACCGTATCGAATCGCCGGAACTCGACACGCGCAACTTCCTGCAGCGCGTATCGATGAAGTCGAGCGAGACGCTCGTCATCAGCGGCTTCGAGCAGACCGACGAAAACGTCGACAACCGCGGTGTCGGATCGCCGAGGAACATGCTGCTGGGCGGTGGCGTCAAGGCCAACAGCAACAAGGAAGTGATCGTCATGCTGATCACGCCGGTGGCCGTGTCGGGTGCCTGA
- a CDS encoding TcpQ domain-containing protein, protein MYFTTACPGTGPFAMQPASGGAAPLRCRAAAIVLLVALATVAVPRQAGAVNSLLPPEGPAAPPRVAVEAPKGDTAARSKARKSNRRKAAVEKATIVTTSAAVAASPVAAPAPAAGNDRWDIVVADRTLNAALARWAAAAGWQLLWELPVDYAVQAQTTVPGKFEDAVTVVVNSMEGAEIPMKAIFYSGNKVLRIMAKGAQ, encoded by the coding sequence TTGTACTTCACAACCGCATGTCCCGGCACCGGCCCGTTCGCGATGCAACCCGCAAGCGGGGGCGCCGCACCGCTGCGCTGCCGTGCCGCCGCCATCGTGCTGCTGGTCGCGCTGGCCACCGTGGCCGTGCCGCGCCAGGCAGGCGCCGTGAACTCGCTGCTGCCACCGGAAGGACCGGCCGCACCGCCCCGGGTGGCGGTGGAAGCGCCGAAAGGCGATACCGCCGCCCGGTCGAAAGCGCGCAAATCGAACCGCCGCAAGGCCGCCGTCGAAAAAGCGACGATCGTGACAACCTCGGCGGCCGTGGCAGCCAGCCCGGTCGCGGCCCCGGCGCCGGCGGCCGGCAACGACCGCTGGGACATCGTCGTTGCCGACCGCACGCTCAACGCGGCACTGGCCCGCTGGGCGGCCGCGGCGGGGTGGCAGCTGCTGTGGGAGCTGCCGGTCGATTACGCGGTGCAGGCCCAGACCACCGTTCCCGGCAAGTTCGAGGATGCGGTGACGGTCGTCGTCAACAGCATGGAAGGCGCGGAGATCCCAATGAAGGCAATTTTCTATAGTGGTAACAAGGTATTGCGCATCATGGCCAAGGGGGCGCAATGA